AGGGGCTTCTTGCTGATTATCCGGTAGATCTCGGCTAGAACGGTGTGGAAGGCCTTCTCGACGTTTGTCGCATCGAGCGCAGAGGTCTCGATGAAGAACAAACCTTCGCTCtctgcaaagcttgcagcatcctCAACGGCGACAGAGCGCAGGTGCCTAAGGTCAGTCTTGTTGCCAATGAGCATTACGACTATGTTCGAGTCAGCATGGTCCCGGAGCTCCTTCAACCACCTCTTCACATTCTCAAATGTCATTACTTTAGTGACATCGTAGACTAGCAACGCCCCGACAGCTCCTCGATAGTAAGCACTTGTAATTGCTCGGTACCTCTCCTGCCCAGCAGTGTCCCAGATTTGAGCTTTTATAATCTTGTTCTCCACCTGAGTCAGAGGAAATCAAATTTTGTAACTTGTTTCTTCAGTGGCAGCAGGAACAGAAGTATTGCTGTGCTAATAAGGAAAATTTATTCATAAGTAAATGCAATGTGCATCACATATAAGTGAAATAATGATCAATTTATCTGAATAATAAAATTAACTAGGAACTTTCTTCAGAGCATTTGTTTCAAATTCCGTTACGTACTCAGCATCCATGGTGACTGGACCAAATCTTTGCCCAGTCCAAATGGATGGGCCAGCAAATTAGATCAATCCTGATCCGTCCGTGTGGAATGGGCTAGGATTTGGTACAGCAAAACTGGCTGTAGTCTTATGTAACGACCCAGGTTTTCTTAATTTCTTCTCATCAATAGCTGGATATACTAATACCATACATAAGAAGTTTAGGCAGCAGTTGCATTCATGTTACATATTAAGATTCTGGTAGATCCCCATTCAATATCATATTTGGCCTCTGATTTAAGAAAATAATACGGTATAAAAAAATAAGTGCAAGCAGTTTTAAACAATGCATTCATTAATCTTAAGCAGATGCATGAGATTTACTAAAAATGCATGTTTATATTAACAGCAGAGCAGAGCAGTAAATCCTTTCATCATGGCAATTTGCCAAATGGTAGTAGAACCTTTGTGGCATTTCATAGTGGAAAAACATCCTATAGTACATTGATGCATAGTAAACTAGCTATTTGTCCATGTACCATTGATCTGATTACTAACTGAACCTATTCCAACAAACAACGAGAACTTTCTATTCCAGTATCACTACCAAACCTTCAAACACTAACTAATCCGAAAAGAATTTTTTTTATTCATTGCCTGTAACAATTCATGTCCCTCAATCAAGGTCTGGGATTGAGGAACCAGAACAAATGTATGTACATTTCACTAGGATGACCTAGCAAGATTAACACAAAGCAGGTCATTGCAGTATCCTAATCAGTGTGAAACAAAAAAAAATGAATTCAAAATTCAGTTCCGAAGGTGCACATAACAAACAGTTGGCAATATATAACTGTCATTTCGAATTTCTGATCCATCATTTCCCACCAAATTACACCTCTTGTATTGCTTGGAGTGGTGCTGGAGAGAGAAGTGGCGAGTGGGTAATCAGTTGCAAACTAATAGCGCGTTTGGTTCCCAACCCGAACTCGCCATGTGTGCTGTGGCAATGCCACACTTGTGGCACCAAAAAACGGCCGCCAAACCTGTGGCGAGTTTTTCTGCTGTAAAACAATGCAAAAAAAACTGTGCCGTGCCAAATTTTATTTGCAATCCAAACAGCTATTTCAGCACGTGTGGCAGCCTTGATGTGCCCTGGTGTGGCGGAGAACCAGACATGCCCTAAGTAAGAAGGTTAGGCATGATCTAtggtcctgtttgtttaccctcGAGATTATATAGCTTAAATAAGTTGAGGCAAACAAACAATACAGATTATtagatggattatataatctaaatacCTAGATTATAATAATCCATAAGCAGCCCATTAGATGCTTATATATTCTataagctggattatataatcctagaaggaaacaaacagggcctaagtcTGTGAATATAAACAGAGTAATTGAAACCAGAAGACGTAAATATCTGTTAGTAATcacttcattcaatttatcattcATGTCGAGCTCAACTGAGATTATTCCCTCTCAACTACCATGGCCTGAAAGAAATAACTACCACTCATGCACCCATAATTTGTGGCCACCAGCAGCACATCCACACGCGTACACTTGGCAACTTCCCATGAGCCAAAAGTTGAGAGTACCACCATCAGTTGTAGGCGAGGCGACCGTACCAATAGCGGACACTATACGATAGGGTTCTCCTAGTACTAGTACTTTTCTGAAGACAAGAAACCCAACCCACCACCATAATATCCTAAACAAATGAAATTCGAAATCCGAACAAGGCGTAATTCTATGGGGTCGCAAGCCAAGAATCGCTTAAACAGAGCACCCCCAAGCGAAGCGATGAATCACCCCAGCGAACATTACCAGTCGAACGCACTATTAATCTATTATACACTAGTACCCACAAGTAAAACGTTGAAGAACCACTAGAGACGGGGGAGCCAGACCTGGAGTGTGCGCGTGGCGAACTCAACGCCGATGGTGGACTTGGAGTCGAGGGCGAAGGTgttcttggtgaagcgggagagcaGGTTGGACTTCCCCACGCCAGAGTCGCCGATGAGCACGACCTTGAAGAGATAGTCGTACTCGTCGCCGCCCTGCTCCCACGACGCCGGCCGGCGAGCCATGCCCCGCCGCCCCTTCCCTCAGCCCTTCCGCGCTCCTCGCCTTGCTCTCTGGTTCCCTCCGCCCGCCTCGGAGACCGGCCGGGCAGAGTCGCAGAGAACAAGGGCGGTTCTTTGTTCTTTGCTTGGGAAAGTGGAGGAGAATTTCAGCAAACCCGCAGTTTCTGAGGACACGAAAAGCGCGTCAATCTTTTTTTCCTCATTATTATCGAGAAGATGGCAATTAGGATCGTCACAATTTCAAATTGTTAATCTTCTGAAACAGAATCGGAGCAGCACTGAAGCGAAAAGCAGCAATCTTTTGAACTGTTTTTTTAGCTTTAAAAAGAGTCCAATACACCTTTTCCATCTTTGTGCCTTTGTGGATTTTTTTTCCTGGTTTTTGGTTTGGTCTCTAAAATAAGGGGTTTGGTTTAACTTCtcgaactagatttattgtaaaaATTAAAATATCAATCAGACGGATACAACAACAGAGTCATCTTAAACTTCTAATGCTCGTAATTTAATACAGTAAAACGTATAGTAAATTAGACAGGTTTCaacaaaaaaaaggaaaaaaaagctAAAGAAGAAAGAAATCTAAATTCTTATTATAAAGCTTCCAAACAATTCTTTTTTTCTAAAGGACTTCTCAAGTTTAACTTAATATAGAACAATATCCTTGCTCTAGCCCGCAACCTTTATAGATGCAACAAATAAAGGGGTGTTTAGTTCCAGAGACTAATGACTAttatgagtattaaatatagttaAATTTAAGTTTAACTTAATATAGAACAATATCCTTGCTCTAGCCGGCAACCTTCATAGATGCAACAAATAAAGGAGTGTTTAGTTCTAGAGACTAATGACTAttatgagtattaaatatagttaAATTTAAAAACTAATTATATATAGGCGAAAAGACAAATTTAACAAGCCTAATTAATTTATAATTACTAAATATTTACTATAGCATCATATGGTCGAACCATGAATTAATTCGACTTAAtaagttcatcttataatttagtCATTATCAATATAATTAGTTTTATATTTAGATTATATTTAGTACTCCTAACTAGCATTAACTAGCGTCAACGCAACTAAAACTTAGTCGGAGGAACCAAACAGCCCCTGGCAGCATTTTCACATTAACTTTTGCAGGGCACGTTGCTGGCCAAGTGGCCACAGCAAGAAAAGTGAAAGGACCGCACAAACCGCATGCATCGCTTGTACTTATCGTTTATACTCACtctattttaaaatataattcgttttagactAATTATATATTCAttaaataatatataaatatagtttatatatatatatttgttatcATTTAAATAAATGTGGACAGAAAAAaagtagactagaaagaacggaggTGCACAGATTCCAATTGTACAAAAGTTTTGTACTACTCGTTAAACAAAACAGAAAATCCACAAAATATTTCATATGATGAGAATTGAATAGTGCCTGCAATACCTCGTACCTTACAAAGCGAATGGCCAGTCTTGAATTCCAAACAGTGCCGAAAAGAGATTGCACTTATTTTATATTCAAAAAGTATTATCGACTGGATCCATGCAGATTGGTCTCACGTCGCTGGTTGGAATTGGCATTATTACATCACAAACACAGCAGGAATTGGTGCTCCGACATGATACAAGACATCAAACATAGTAGGAATTTGTGTGGCAACATGCCAATCAAGACTTCTAGTTGCAATATGGTGGCAAGAGAGTACCAACGTTCCAGCAGATAATTGGTTTGATGACGTGCCTAAAACGCAGGCCATCCACTCACTACGCATTACGCAgaggaagaaaaaaaaaagaagctGGCAATGACAGAGACTCGGACCATAGCTTTAACCAGCATGACAAGAAATCCTACAAATCAAGGCGTTCCACTCTCTTTCAGCTGCGACTACGGAGACGGGAAGCTTCAAGAGAAAATGCTGTGCGGGGGCCATATCATAAAGGCATATACTGCATGTGGATCAGAACGAATGCTGACAAGCAGAAGATACCATGACTGCCACCTCAAGTCCCCAACCATTTCAAAACTGTCAAAGATTTAAGTTTCACTTCTCTTGAGCCTCATCATTCCTTGAACCTAAATGAGCATGTAGTGGCCCTATATCTGGGACTTCTTCAATACCTACAGCAGGCTGAGGGCAAAAAACTCGTGTAAGGATTCCACGGAATCTAAAAACAGGTAAACGGAGAGAGAATGCATGGATATACACATATACCTGTAGAAATTCTAAAAGGCGCCATAGTAGGTAATTGATGATCATAACTAGGCAAAACAGTTTTCCAGCCCAAGATCCACAAGTAAGATACCTACAAGTAAGATACAACATTAGAGGCACCAAAATAGCAAATGTATTTCAGTTTTGATGACAGTTAAAATGTGAAGATATGGATCACAAATGGACTAAGACCTAAAATTATTTGACACTGATAAAATAACATGTAAATATATTTAGCATGACAACAGGAGAGGATGATGGAATAAGCCAGTCAATGGTAGCCACAAAAACATATATATATTGTTTCATTGACAAAATCTATTTGAAGAAACAAGATGAGTTGTCAAAATCTTGTGTTTACTAACCGAGGAAGGCGATCTAGTAAATTTGTTGTTGGAGATTCCATTGCACGATCATAAACAATCTCAGTTCTTTTGGCAACATCGTCCCAACTATAAAGTTCTTTCATCTAAGATCCAAAACAGAAGAAGCTGAATCAATACCAAGGACCTTGCACACGAAACTCCAACTAAATAGAAGCTAATGCAAAATAAGCACAATAGAAATGGTACAATGCAGAGTTCAAATAAGTTGAGGAATGTTGAGAGTTCAGGCTCACCCGAAGATGCATAATCTGGGGGTCTATTCCAGGTAGCATGTCGATGGCTTTCTTGACAGCTCTTACCATATCTCCAGGAGCTGGTTCTGCAAGTACTATCATGTCATCTGGAAGAACCTGAAAAGAGAAATGATAAATTGCATGAAACTGAAAAATCAGCTAACCAAGGTAGGGATTTTCTGCAAAGGAGAAACTGAAGATCATAACCACATACCTCAGGGACACCACCGACTCTAGTGCTCACTGTCAACAGTCCACAGCTAGCTGCTTCTAGAATGGCTATGCAAAATGCCTCTGTGAGTGAACTAAAAATAACAAAGGTTACATTTCAGTGTTACTTACAGCATGTATACATAAAATGATCAAACCCTTTGCATGTCCCAGAGATTAAATTTCCTATCATCTAGTTTCTCTACAGCATTATGGTATATGATTGACAATAGGGGTAAGTAATGCAAGATGAGCAAAAAATTACAATCCTTCAGTTAACTCATGATCCATCTCAATATATTTAGAATTCAGAAAAAAAAAACTCCCCATTACTTCCATGAATAAACTTGTGTATTAAATCATATTCCTAGTTTGTGTTTTAGGACAACATATTCAAGAGCACTTCAATCAAGAACATAAAAGTTCTATTGCTAACGCAGAAAATGCATCCCAAATTTAAATGGATCAAGATTGATGTCCATCAAGAAGATGAACACACTAGAAAGTAGAAACAAGATTTTCAACATGAAATGACGAAAATGTAGGAAGAATTTACCTGTTCAAAAATATATGTCCAGATATCAGAACCGATCGCACCTGAGCATGAGGTACAGCTCCTAACATCTCAACTCTATCCTGAAGGGAGAACTTCTCCCTCATTTCTTCAAGGCGCACACGTTTTGGACCATCACCACCAACAATAAAGCGAACCTGGCAAGTCCATGGAGTCGTGAATCGGCAACACACAACCAACTAACTAAATCCAAAACAGTACATACAGCAAGAAAATAATGGTGCAAGATAACTTCATGAAAACAGCCAAAACT
This portion of the Zea mays cultivar B73 chromosome 2, Zm-B73-REFERENCE-NAM-5.0, whole genome shotgun sequence genome encodes:
- the LOC100383334 gene encoding Phosphatidylinositol N-acetylglucosaminyltransferase subunit A-like encodes the protein MDGQGTKHRILMVSDFFFPNFGGVESHIYYLSQCLLKLGHKVVVMTHAYGNRSGVRYVTNGLKVYYVPWRPFLMQNTLPTLFLTFPIFTLADIDQAICVSHTSKENTVLRSGISPEKVFMVPNAVDTAMFTPSPKRLNCDEIVIVVVSRLVYRKGADLLVEVIPEVCRLFPKVRFIVGGDGPKRVRLEEMREKFSLQDRVEMLGAVPHAQVRSVLISGHIFLNSSLTEAFCIAILEAASCGLLTVSTRVGGVPEVLPDDMIVLAEPAPGDMVRAVKKAIDMLPGIDPQIMHLRMKELYSWDDVAKRTEIVYDRAMESPTTNLLDRLPRYLTCGSWAGKLFCLVMIINYLLWRLLEFLQPAVGIEEVPDIGPLHAHLGSRNDEAQEK
- the LOC100383334 gene encoding phosphatidylinositol N-acetylglucosaminyltransferase subunit A-like isoform X2, with the protein product MLDLAAACADLLVESGCCHDTCIWKQIWSTICHKWFKGLLCTMEAIPDAEYTSYTILDVSNYIDQAICVSHTSKENTVLRSGISPEKVFMVPNAVDTAMFTPSPKRLNCDEIVIVVVSRLVYRKGADLLVEVIPEVCRLFPKVRFIVGGDGPKRVRLEEMREKFSLQDRVEMLGAVPHAQVRSVLISGHIFLNSSLTEAFCIAILEAASCGLLTVSTRVGGVPEVLPDDMIVLAEPAPGDMVRAVKKAIDMLPGIDPQIMHLRMKELYSWDDVAKRTEIVYDRAMESPTTNLLDRLPRYLTCGSWAGKLFCLVMIINYLLWRLLEFLQPAVGIEEVPDIGPLHAHLGSRNDEAQEK
- the LOC100383334 gene encoding phosphatidylinositol N-acetylglucosaminyltransferase subunit A-like isoform X3, producing MEAIPDAEYTSYTILDVSNYIDQAICVSHTSKENTVLRSGISPEKVFMVPNAVDTAMFTPSPKRLNCDEIVIVVVSRLVYRKGADLLVEVIPEVCRLFPKVRFIVGGDGPKRVRLEEMREKFSLQDRVEMLGAVPHAQVRSVLISGHIFLNSSLTEAFCIAILEAASCGLLTVSTRVGGVPEVLPDDMIVLAEPAPGDMVRAVKKAIDMLPGIDPQIMHLRMKELYSWDDVAKRTEIVYDRAMESPTTNLLDRLPRYLTCGSWAGKLFCLVMIINYLLWRLLEFLQPAVGIEEVPDIGPLHAHLGSRNDEAQEK
- the LOC100193335 gene encoding Ras protein Rab11A — translated: MARRPASWEQGGDEYDYLFKVVLIGDSGVGKSNLLSRFTKNTFALDSKSTIGVEFATRTLQVENKIIKAQIWDTAGQERYRAITSAYYRGAVGALLVYDVTKVMTFENVKRWLKELRDHADSNIVVMLIGNKTDLRHLRSVAVEDAASFAESEGLFFIETSALDATNVEKAFHTVLAEIYRIISKKPLSSEESGLGSGNLREGQSIQVSATNSGALTSRCCSS